One region of Terriglobia bacterium genomic DNA includes:
- a CDS encoding DUF4097 domain-containing protein: MKSVKFLTLGICASVLAVLPLNAATTGHFERTLQVSGTVELEVTSGSGNINVHQGGPGTVSVTAKIHGNNGTSWLFGSGNIDERIHKIEQNPPIVQTGNIIHIGRFEERDLSRNISIDYDVTVPAQTRLTSHTGSGDQTISGLQLPMTAKTGSGNVTVDRISGETRVSSGSGDLKINSIKGVLYANTGSGNIRANDIAGDVFVNTGSGDIEVRQSGGGSAKAQTGSGNIRLDGVKGGLRADAGSGNIQAQGEPTSDWRLGAGSGNITLKVPTQASFNIDARTSSGTLKLNSHQVTTQGTLAKNHIQGKVGNGGVLLDIHTGSGDIELQ; the protein is encoded by the coding sequence ATGAAATCAGTGAAATTTCTGACGCTGGGGATTTGTGCGTCCGTACTGGCTGTGCTTCCGCTGAACGCCGCCACGACCGGGCATTTTGAACGTACCCTGCAGGTGAGCGGGACGGTGGAACTGGAAGTAACTTCCGGCTCGGGCAACATCAACGTTCACCAGGGCGGGCCGGGAACAGTTTCAGTGACGGCCAAAATCCATGGCAATAACGGCACTTCATGGCTGTTTGGCAGCGGCAACATCGACGAGCGAATTCACAAGATTGAACAGAATCCGCCCATCGTGCAGACCGGCAATATCATCCATATTGGCAGGTTTGAGGAGCGTGACCTGAGCAGAAATATTTCCATTGATTACGACGTTACCGTTCCAGCGCAAACGCGGCTTACTTCGCACACTGGCTCCGGCGACCAGACCATCAGCGGCCTGCAATTGCCGATGACAGCGAAAACCGGGTCCGGCAACGTGACGGTGGATCGCATTTCCGGTGAAACGCGAGTCAGTTCAGGTTCCGGAGATCTGAAGATCAATTCAATCAAGGGCGTTTTGTATGCGAACACCGGCAGCGGCAACATTCGCGCCAACGATATCGCTGGCGATGTATTCGTAAACACTGGCAGTGGCGACATTGAAGTGCGGCAAAGCGGGGGTGGCAGCGCGAAGGCCCAGACAGGATCGGGCAACATCAGACTGGATGGCGTTAAAGGCGGACTGCGCGCCGATGCAGGCAGCGGTAATATCCAGGCTCAAGGCGAACCCACCTCTGACTGGCGGCTGGGCGCCGGCTCCGGCAATATTACCCTTAAAGTCCCGACGCAGGCCTCGTTCAACATTGACGCCCGAACTTCTTCAGGAACGCTGAAGCTCAATAGCCATCAGGTAACAACACAGGGCACCCTGGCCAAGAACCATATTCAAGGCAAAGTGGGAAATGGCGGCGTCCTGCTGGATATTCACACCGGGTCAGGCGATATTGAGCTGCAATAA